A genomic segment from Mus caroli chromosome 17, CAROLI_EIJ_v1.1, whole genome shotgun sequence encodes:
- the Apobec2 gene encoding C->U-editing enzyme APOBEC-2 — MAQKEEAAEAAAPASQNGDDLENLEDPEKLKELIDLPPFEIVTGVRLPVNFFKFQFRNVEYSSGRNKTFLCYVVEAQSKGGQAQATQGYLEDEHAGAHAEEAFFNTILPAFDPALKYNVTWYVSSSPCAACADRILKTLSKTKNLRLLILVSRLFMWEEPEVQAALKKLKEAGCKLRIMKPQDFEYIWKNFVEQEEGESKAFEPWEDIQENFLYYEEKLADILK; from the exons AtggctcagaaggaagaggccGCTGAGGCTGCGGCGCCAGCCTCTCAGAATGGAGATGATTTGGAGAACCTAGAAGACCCTgagaagctgaaggagctgatCGATCTTCCACCCTTCGAGATTGTCACTGG GGTGCGGCTACCAGTCAACTTCTTCAAGTTTCAGTTCCGGAACGTGGAATACAGTTCCGGGCGGAATAAGACCTTTCTCTGCTATGTGGTCGAAGCACAGAGTAAAGGCGGCCAAGCGCAGGCGACGCAGGGCTACCTGGAGGATGAACACGCAGGTGCCCACGCTGAGGAGGCTTTCTTTAACACCATCCTGCCAGCTTTCGACCCGGCCCTCAAGTACAATGTCACCTGGTATGTGTCCTCCAGCCCCTGTGCAGCCTGCGCTGACCGGATTCTCAAAACCCTCAGCAAGACCAAGAACCTGCGTCTGCTCATCCTGGTGAGCCGGCTCTTCATGTGGGAGGAGCCAGAGGTCCAGGCCGCTCTGAAAAAGCTGAAGGAGGCCGGCTGCAAACTTCGCATCATGAAACCCCAGGACTTCGAGTACATCTGGAAGAATTTTGTGGAGCAAGAAGAGGGTGAATCCAAGGCCTTTGAGCCCTGGGAGGACATTCAGGAAAACTTCCTATACTATGAGGAGAAGTTGGCAGACATCCTGAAGTAG
- the Oard1 gene encoding ADP-ribose glycohydrolase OARD1: MASRLNEDPEGSRITYVKGDLFACPKTDSLAHCISEDCRMGAGIAVLFKKRFGGVQELLSQQKKSGEVAVLKRDGRYIYYLITKKRASHKPTYENLQKSLEAMKSHCLKNGVTDLSMPRIGCGLDRLQWENVSAILEEVFESTDIKITVYTL; this comes from the exons ATGGCCAGCCGCCTTAATGAAGATCCAGAAGGAAGTCGA ATCACTTACGTGAAAGGAGATCTTTTCGCATGTCCCAAAACAGACTCTCTAGCCCATTGTATCAGTGAGGATTGTCGAATGGGTGCTGGAATAGCTGTTCTCTTCAAGAAGAGATTCGGAGGGGTGCAGGAACTGTTAAGTCAAC AAAAGAAGTCTGGAGAAGTGGCTGTTCTGAAGAGAGATGGGCGATATATATATTACTTG ATTACAAAGAAACGGGCTTCACACAAGCCAACGTATGAGAACCTACAGAAGAGTTTGGAGGCCATGAAGTCCCATTGTTTGAAGAATGGCGTCACTGACCTCTCCATGCCCAG GATTGGATGTGGTCTGGATCGGCTGCAGTGGGAAAATGTATCTGCAATTCTCGAAGAGGTGTTTGAGTCAACAGACATCAAAATTACTGTGTACACACTCTGA